gttttcttttccatttctgaaaaaaatgtcattggaattttggtgatttcattgaatttgtgtatcactttgggtagtatggacattttcacaatgttgattcttccaatccaagagcatgggatatctttcaatcttctgtcctctttaatttctctcatcagtggtttgtagttctcattatagggaTTTGtcacatcctttgttaactcaattcctaagtattttattttcacatggaaattaagcagcattctacttaatgacatattggtccaaggagaaatcaaagaggaaatcgaaaaatttattgaaactaatgaaaacaatgatacattataccaaaacctgtgggatactgcaaaagcagtactaagggggaaattaatcacattaaatgtttactgcagaagaatgtaaagatggcaagtgaactacCTAAtaattcaccttaaagaactagaagaacaagaacaatccaaacccaaagttagcagatggaaagaaatcattaagatcagagcagaacttaatgaaattgaaaccccaaaaataatacaaaagatcaatgaatcaaaaagttgtttttttgaaaggataaataaaattgacaaacctttagcatggctaactaaaaaaagaagagagcagatccaaataacaaaaattagaaattacaaaggtgatattacaactgatacatctgaaatacaaggaatcattctagactactataaacaactatataccaacaaatttgaaaatctggaagaaatggataaatttctggacatgcacaagctaccaaaactgagccaagaagatgtagaaaacctgaatgacctataacaataaaagagattgaagctgttatcagaaggctcccaacaaagaaaagcccaggaccagatggattcacagcagaattttaccaaacattcaaagaggaattggtaccaattctctacaaactattccaaaagattgaaacagaggcaattatCCCATACTCAGTCTCtaaagcaaatatcaccctgatagcaaaaccaggtaaagacacaactaaaaaagaaaactgcaggccaatatcattgatgcacatagatgcaaaaatcctcaataaaataatagctagtagaatacagcaacacatacacaaaattacacaccatgatcacgTGGGATTATTCCCAGGaaagcaaggttggttcaacatacacaaatcgataaatgtgatataccatatcaagaaaatcaagcacaaggaccatatgatcatctctacagatgctgaaaaagcatttgataaaattcaacactcattcatgataaagactctctataagttaggcatagatggaaagtatctcaacataattaaagccatatatgacaaacccactgcctaTATCATCtagaatggagaaaagctgaaagcttttcctttaagaacaggaactagacaaggatgcccactctcaccactcctattcaacatagtgttggaagtagtagccagagtaatcagagaagagaaggaaataaagggcatccagattggaaaagatgaaattaaactgtcccactttgcagatgacatgatcctatatatcgaacagcctgaagcctctacaaaaaaaacctcttggagttgctaaaggatttcagcaaagtagcaggatacataatcaacacacaaaaatcagtagcatttctattctccaatagtgaacatgttagaaagagaaatcaagaaagcttgcccatttacaatagccaccaaaaaaacaagtttttacTTCTGGGCCATTTAAAATAGACAGCAAAGAATGACCAAAAAGTCCAAAATATCATCCTCTTTACTTATACTAATATTGGAAAAGCAATGCAAGTAAATAGATTTCCCATTTTTAACTCTATAACTAAACAAATTTAACCATGGATTACCAGCCCCACTTTACTACCTCATTCTTCCACACATGGAGTGGGGTTTGGCATATCCATTTaaattagtctgtctctgttgcttatagcagaaatacctgaaattgggtagttcgtaaagaaacaatattcattgcttacagcttcagagacttggaagtccaaagtccaggggatgcatctggtgagggccttgttcatGATGACTCTATGCAGTGacacaggatgtcacatggtggatggctaagcagagacagcaagagagagagagagagagacagagcgcACACACGTGGAATTCTGATGTgctctcttttaaagccatcagaatcacagccatgatcaccattaaaccatcaatagattaaCCCACCCATCaggatacagtcctcacaatctaatcacctctttaaagccccACTTTTAATTACTATGATAGGATTATCTACCCAGtaaacattgtcacagtgggaatcaagTCTCAATGAGCTTTGCGGGGACATCTAATCCTTAGCATTCTCCCCCTAACTCTCCAAAActaatgtccttttcacatacaaagaAATTCATTTCATCTCCGAAGTCTTAACATGTTTCAACTCAAAATTTCAAAGTCTGaactcccatctatgaaatcaaatcAAGTTATCTACTCCCAAGACAAAATGGTacgacaaacatagggtacacatTTCCaatcaaaaagggagaaataagccaaaagaaagaagtaatagGTTGCAAACAATTTCAAAAACCAGCAGGATAGGTGTTAAATATTAAAGCTggagaatcatgtaccttgacccCATGTTTGTCATCCTCCACAGACTAATGTGGGGATTGGGTCCTCAAGACCTCAGGCAGCCCTGCTGTAATGGCTTTCCTGATTTCCAGCCATTCTTTACCTTTCCCAGgttggcattgcatgctggtagcacTACAGTTATGTGATCTCCATGGTGGTTCCATTGTCGTGGCTCCACTAGATATAGTACTGTTGGGAATTCTCTCCTTCAACTTCGACCCtatgtttccacttggcattgctttagtgaaggctTTATTTGGTGACTCCaaccctgtgacagatctcttcctgggtccccaggttttttcatacatcctttgaaattgaggTGGAGGCTTCTAAGCCTCCACAGCTCCGAGATTCTGTGAGCCTATAGACTTAACGCCATGTGGATACTGCCAAGACATCGGGTTTGTATATTCTGAAGGTGCAAGTTCTGCCACACCAAGGGTCATTTTAGCTACTGCCGGGCAACAGAAGCAGCTGGAAAAACTATAGCAAGACAGGGTGTTGATGCAGGGAGTAGGTTCCTGAAGTTTCCCTGTGCAGCAAGCCTATGGAAGGTGTCTTGGGTTGTTCCCAAAAGTCATTCTTTTTTGCCAGGCCTCCGGACTTGTGATGGGAAGGGTGACTTTGAAGATCGCTGAAATGCCTACAaagtctttctttcattctcttgtaTTCCGTATATTCtttactaatctccttagcaaacgtTTGCTGGACTACACCCCTGCTTTATTCTCCCAACGACAATTTTTCACTCTTTATGTGGTCaggctaagaatttttttttttttaattttttccctgttttcttttgaattataaattctggtgttatgtcttttttttttttttttttaccataactcagcataggctgttgtaAGTAGGCATGCCACTTCATGAATGGTTTGTTGCTTAGAACTTCTTTCCACCAAATACCCTTTCAACACCTTATACTGTCAGAAAGGATTAAAAAGTTATACCCAACTActtgctgtcttcaagagactcacctcacctgtaaagatccacacagactaaaagtgaagtgatggaaaaagatataccagacaaatagaaaccaaaaccaaaactaaaaccaaacaagagtagctattcttatattagataaaatagactttaaaacaaaaaccataaaaaagataaagaaggccactatataatgataaagggatctatccagcaagaagacataactatcataaatatatatgcacccaacactggagtaccAAGATATATAAAATGAACACTATTAGGCTTAAAGAAAGAGGTAGACCTtgatacaataatagtgggggacctgaacacccctctctcagcactggagagatcatctaggcaacaaatcaacagaggaacacaggatttaaactacactttacacAAATTGGACCTggctgatatctacagaacatgtcatccagcaactacagaatatacattgttcTCATCAGTACATAGAATATTCCTCAGGATAGACCActtgttaggtcataaatcaagacttaccaaagtgaaaaaaaaaatcaatgtcatctcaagcatcttttcagaccacaatggattgatACTAGAAATTAAGaagcaaaactcaggacactatacAAATGTATGGAAGTTAAACAAAAGTCTctcgaatgacctatgggtccaagaaaaaattaaacaggaaatcaaaaaatttctcaaaactaacaaaaatcaagacacatcatatcaagacctgtgggatattgcaaaagcagtactaacagggaagtttattgcaattaatgtttacatcaaaaaagtagaaggatttcaaataaacaaccaaatgctacacacctcaaagaactagaagaacaagaacaatccaattctaaagttagtagatggaaataaacaattaagatcaaaggaaaactaaatgaaatagagacagaaaaaatgaCACAAAGGATTAATGagacaaaaagttgattttttgagtagacagacaaaatagacaaactattagctaggttgagaagaagaagagggagagagagagagagagagagagagagagagagaccgaaataacaaaaatcagaaatgagaaaggagacattacaaacaataccacagaaatacaaagaatcattagagactattaaaaacaaatataagccaagaaatttgaaaatctggaggaaatggataaatttctggacacttacTAACTACCAAGACCGaaccaaggaaaaatagaaaacctgaacagaccaataacaagcaataagattgaagcatCGATCAGAAGTCTTctaacaacaaccaaaaaagccAAGGACTTGATGCATTTACTAATGAATTATACCAAactttgaagaggaattaataccagttctcttaaaactattccacaaaattgaagcagaggccactctcccaaaggGGCCAGAATCACCTAGctccagacaaagatacaacacaaaaaaggaaaagtacaggccaatatctctggtgagcatagattcaaaaatcctatacaaaatattaacagtCAGAATGCCACAAcgcatcaaaaatattatacaccatgatcaagtgtccatcccagagatgcaaggatggttcagcatacacaagccaataaatgtgatgcaccacttcaacaaaagcagaaacaaaaaccatatgatcatctcaatagatgtagaaaaagcatttgataaaattcaacatcccttcatgataaaggatctcagcaaattaggtacataAAGAAATTATCTTAGCACAGGAAGAGCTATATAcaacaaatccactgccaataccatccttTCAGCTTGtttcttaagatcaggaacaagacaagtatgcccactgtcaccaaacctattaaacatagtgttagaagtgctGCAAGAGTAATCAGGcaatagagagaaataaaaggcatacagattggatatgaaaaagtcaaactgtcctggtttgcagatgacatgatcctatatatagatctaaagactctaccaaaaaacttgtAGAGCTCATtacaatttcaataatgttgaaAGATACAATAtcaaacactcaaaaatcagtagaatttttattctccaataaaaaaACTAGCAgtaacagaaatcaagaaaataagcccatttacattagttacaaacaaaataaaaacaaacaccagGAAGCAATTTAAGCAAGGAGATGAAACATCTCTACAGAGAGAACTAGAAATTAGTActgaaaagaattaaagaagacacaaaaagatggaaagatattccatgctctttgacTGAGTcaacattgtcaaaatgtccatactacccaaagcaatctacagactcaatgcaatccccataaaaatattgatgacatctttcacaaaaacagaaaaaactatcctaactttcacatgaaacaacaaaagaccctgaatggtCAACGCAATCCTGagcacgaaaaaaaaaaaaaaaaaaattaataaaataaaataaaataaaacaaaataaagccagaggcataacagtatctgacttcaaattttaccacaaagctatagcaaccagaTCAGCAGGATACCGGCATAAacatagacattcagaccaatggaacagaatagagaaattagaaatcaacccacagactagccagctgatctttgacaaaggcaacaagaacatgcattggggaaaagactgcctcttcaataaatgttgctgggaaaactggacattcataagtaaaagaatgaagctagacccatacctctcactgtataccaaagtcaactcaaaatggattaaagacttaagtataagacctaaaactataaaactactaaaggaaaacatggggAAATACTTCTGGAAGTAGTACTGGGCAAAGCCTTTACAaataagagccccaaagcacaagcaacaacaacaaaaataagcaaatagaattatatcaaactaaaaagcttctgcacagcaaaagaaacaattaacagagtgaaaagacaacctagaaaatgggaagaaatattttcaaactatactactgacaaaggattaatatccagaatatacaaagaactcaaacaatttaacagtaagaaaatgagTAACcagaataaaaaatgggcaaaggatctgaatagacatttctcaaagtaagctatacaaatagccaacaggtacatgaaaaaatgctcaacatcactaatcatcagggaaatgcaaatcaaaacttcactgaaatatcatcttacctcagttagactagctattatcaaaaaggcagagagtaacaaatgctggtgaggatgtggagaaggggaaaccttcctacactgttggtgggactgtaaattagtacagtcactatggaaaacagtatggaggctctgcaaataactacagatagaactgccatacaatgcAGCAATCCactgctgggtttatacccaaaggaatagaaattgtCATGTTGAAGGAATATGTGCACTCCCATGTGTATCACAGCTCTCTTTATAATAGCtaagttagaaccaacctaaatgtccattgacagatgattggataaggaaaaggtgCTATGTATCCTCAAGGAAATAGTACttggccataaaaatgaatgaaatttttccttttgtagcaacatggatgcacttagagaattttatgttaaataagccaatatagaaagagaaacaccacgtCTTCATTCCTAAGTAGGAGCAAATAAACAACCAACAATTACAAtattacattgaactttcaaaaacaaagagaaggtTTTCCGTAAGACGGCGGACCGGCGGCGGCAGCGCGCTTCGCAGGACACCGAGGACGAAGAATCTGGCGCTTCGGGCTCAGACAGCTGTGGCTCCCCGGCGCGGGGTGGCGGCAGCTGCAGCGGTAGCGCTGGAGGCGGCGGGAGCGGTGGTTCTCTGCCTTCACGGCGCGGAGGCCGAGCCGGGGCCCTTCCTCTGCGGCGGCTGGACAGCGGGGGAGCTAAGAGCGCTGAGGAGTCGGAGTGTGAGAGTGAAGATGGCATTGAGGGCGATGCCGTTTTGTCGGATTATGAAAGTGCAGAAGACTCAGAAGGTGAAGAAGGGGAATACAGTGAAGAGGAACACTCCAAAGTGGAGCTGAAATCGGAAGCTAATGATGCTGCGAATTCTTCagcaaaggaagagaagggagaagaaaagccTGACACCAAAGGCACTGTGACTGGAGAGAGGCGAAGTGGGGATGGACAGGAGCGCACAGAGCCTGTGGAGAACAAAGTGGGTGAAAAGGGCCCTAAGCATTTGGATGATGATGAAGATCGGAAGAATCCAGCATACATACCCCGGAAAGGGCTCTTCTTTGAGCATGATCTTCGAGGGCAAACCCAGGAGGAAGAAGTCAGACCCAAGGGGCGTCAGCGAAAGCTATGGAAGGATGAGGGTCGCTGGGAGCATGACAAGTTCCGGGAAGATGAGCAGGCCCCAAAGTCCCGACAAGAGCTCATTGCTTTTTATGGCTATGACATCCGCTCAGCTCACAATCCTGATGACATCAAACCTCGAAGAATCCGGAAACCCCGGTTTGGGAGTCCTCCACAAAGAGATCCTAATTGGATTGGTGAATGGCCAAACAAGTCCCATCGCTACCAGGGTCTTGGGGGTACCCTGCCACCAAGGACATTTATTAACAGGAATGCTGCAGGTACTGGCCGCACGTCTGCACCCAGGAATTACTCTCGATCTGGGTGCTTCAAGGAAGGTCGTGCTGGTTTTAGGCCTGTGGAGGCTGGTGGGCAGCATGGCGGTCGGGCCGGTGAGACTGCTAAGCATGAGACTAGTTATCGGTCAGGGCACCTGGAGTATACCCCTGTGAGGGATCCATCTCCAGAAGCAGATGCACCAGTGCTTGGCAGTCCTGAGAAGGAAGAGGCAGCCTCAGAGACACCAGCTGTGGCTCCTGACACTGCACCACCAGCCCCTGACAGGCCAATTGAGAAGAAATCCTATTCCCGGGCAAGAAGAACCCGAACCAAAGTTGGAGATGCAGTCAAGGTTGCAGAGGAGGTACCCCCGCCACCCGAAGGGCTGACCTCAACACCTCCAGTCGCAGAAACTGCCCCTCCTCCACCGACTAGGACTGGGAACTGGGAGACTACAGTGGATTCTACTGCAGGTGGACTTGAGCAAGACGTATCACAACTAAATATAGCAGAACAGAATTGGAGTCCGGGGCAGCCTTCATTCCTGCAACCACGGGAGCTTCGGGGTATGCCTAACCACATACACATGGGAGCAGGACCTCCACCTCAGTTTAACCGGATGGAGGAAATGGGTGTCCAGGGTGGTCGAGCCAAACGCTATTCATCTCAGCGGCAGAGACCTGTGCcagagccccccaccccacctgtgcATATCAGTATCATGGAGGGACATTACTATGATCCACTGCAGTTCCAGGGACCAATCTATACCCATGGTGACAGCCCTGCCCCACTGCCTCCACAGGGCATGATTGTGCAGCCAGAAATGCACCTTCCCCACCCAGGTTTACATCCCCATCAGACACCAGCGCCTCTGCCCAATCCAGGCCTCTATCCCCCACCAGTGTCCATGTCTCCAGGACAGCCACCACCTCAGCAGTTGCTTGCTCCTGCATACTTTTCTGCTCCAGGCGTCATGAACTTTGGTAATCCCAGTTACCCTTATGCCCCAGGGGCACtgcctcccccaccacctcctcatCTGTATCCTAATACGCAGGCCCCATCGCAGGTATATGGAGGAGTGACCTACTATAACCCTGCCCAGCAGCAAGTGCAGCCAAAGCCCTCCCCACCCCGGAGGACTCCTCAGCCAGTCACTATCAAGCCCCTTCCACCTGAGGTTGTAAGCAGGGGTTCCAGTTAATATGagtttctgaatattttaaatgtaacatCATATAAAAAAACAGCAGAGGTGAGAActcaggagagaagagaaatacaACTGGCTATCTACTACCAGGAAGGCTTTAAAGATACAGGGTGGCTTCTACTAGCAAGCAGCTGAAGGAGGAGGACCCCTACCTTCCTCTGAGGACAGGCTCTGTTGGAGAGGGAGAAACAGGTGGACTTCCTCCCACCTCTACTCTTTGCTTGAGTTTTCTGTGCTCAGGGGAGCAGAGATCCAGACAGCCCAGGCTTCTGCATCCAGATCCAGAAGTCCGTggttttttttccactttctctTGGGAAATTCAAGTGTCTTCTGCTCCAGGGAAGCTCCttcctgtttgttttgtttcctaagATGTTCATTTTTAGAGCCTGGTTCGCTattcttaaattaatattttattagttttctctctttctctctgtttcttgctctctctgcctttcttctgGTTTGCTGGCCTCTCTGGCTTCCCTTTTGACTCTTCCCTGCATCCCAGGTAATTGAGAATGTATCAGCCACCCTTCCCCAACCAAGTCGAAAAAGACCTAGTCTCtcagtttttgttggtttttgttattCTCTTGTACACTTGGATTCTCTTAACTCCTCTACCCCCGTGGAAGCATAGCTGTCTGTACAGTGTCCCATTGTGGAGAAAAGCTCAGAGTGGGTGGATAGGAGCCCTTCTTTTTGACTAAGGTTTTTAGGAGTCTGAGCTTCCATCAGTACCTGTACTACAGTGGGTTTCAGTCCTCTACTGAGGGCAAAGTCTCTGCTGTGGAGAGAGATAGCAAACCAGATGCTTTTGTGAAAGAGGGAGGGTGAAGTGAGAGCCTTTTTGCACCTTAGGGGTATGTATTTTTCACAGTCCTCAGGGCTCAGTCTTTGAAATAAGTGGAATTAGAGGGCCCTGCTTCTCTTCTTTCCATCCCTCCTACCACACTCCCTTTCTAGTTGCTGTGGACCATTGTATCTCTCTAGAGGCAAGTATCCAGCCGGCAGTCTACCCTGTCCTTTGTAATTGCTTTTCTCCATGTCTTTCCTGCTACAGTGTTTTGGATGTTACtactttcttttccccaaattcTACTCCTGTCCTTGCAAACAGAAGATACCACACTTGGGCTTAAGACCTAAGGAAGCCACTCACCTTCTGGACAAGggctcttccctcctttcctccttatCCATGGCACTAAGCCACTCCCCTGCTCCCTCTGCGGAAGAGATTCCTGTTACTGCAGCACTTGTGTCTGCCGGGCATAACTTGGCCACTGTCCCTGTCCTATAGAACCTGAGGGAGAAGGTGGTGGCTGTGTCTTTCCCCCGGTAATTTCACTGTTTTTATTCCTTCCCTCTGGCAGCTGCCCTAACCACTCTGAGTCACAGGTGTGtggagtgggtggggaggggagagtggcACTTAAGCTGTAACCCCCAAGGAGGAAATAATAACCTAGAGATTCTTCCAGGGGTAGCTGGTGGTTGTGCCTTTTGTAGGCTGTTCCCTTTGCCTTAAACCTGAAGATGTCTCCTCAAGCCTGTGGGCAGCATGCCCAGATTCCCAGACCTTAAGACACTGTGACAGTTGTCTCTCTTGGTCCACTGTGTTTAGTTGCAAGGATTTCTccatgtgtgttttgtttttttgttactgttttaaaGGTGCACATTTGTGATCAGCATTGTGACTTGGCGGTAATAAAATTtagactatgaaaaaaaaaaaaacaaagagaagaaaattgtaGCTTTTaggggtgggaaagagggagaagggggGTTAGAAAGAAATTTGTTGAGTATCACAAAGACATTACGTTTTGCATACTtgattatactaattatcctgatttgatcaccagaTATTACATTCAATAcaccaggtattgatattcaaatctgttctccacaatatgtataatcaattatgtttcaataaaaaacgatcaaaaaaaaaaaaaagaattagctaTCATCACTGAGGTTGAAAAATTTACCAACTTGGAAAAACACATTTAGTGAAACAAAACATATGAACAGATACATATCAATGCAGTATAGTAATTGAAAAGGCAGAGATTTCTACAAGGTAGTGGGCAGCAAGGGTTAAACCCATCTCTGGGATGCAGTAGATAATATGTTTGGGAATATTCATGGATttctttatagaagaaaaaatatgactTTGTTTTTGTAATCTCAGTAGGAATTCACAAAGCAGAAAACTGGAGACAATGCAATTGTGGCAGAgagaaataacaattttattcAGGGACATTCAATCTGTTTTATGTTGTTGGATAGTAaagctgtttaattttttttatttctaatattctttaaatattatctTCAGTTAATCTCTGCAAATTAGATGCCGTTATGATACTATTAAAAGTATGAATCATGGATATGACTATAAAATCTGCAGGTGTAGGAGAATCTGCTGtaatagttttaataaaaatagcctGCATTTCACTGATATGTGCAAAATttacttctcccttccccccttttcttaaatattaatattatctaaatgtttttaaaacacttttatctGTAAAAGTTCTAATAATGCAACTAATtagtaacatatatttttatttcctacttcatttcacaaatgattTACAGAGACTCCTCAGTCTCATAATCATGAACAGTTTAATCCTAGTTTAATTGAAATATCtaatctttttatcctttttaccCCCTTATTATCACGGCACTTGTGCtttaatctcatttaaaaaaaattttggactCTACATTCTCTCAAGTTATCAATCAATTTTCACTTCAAGCCTACCCAACAGGGTCCTAATGATTCATAATTATAAATTACTGTCATCCTGTCAGTACCCTCACATTACTTGCCCCCTTACTCTTCTGCAGAACTGACCTATCGCACACCaaccatgcagtatttctttgt
The sequence above is drawn from the Cynocephalus volans isolate mCynVol1 chromosome 8, mCynVol1.pri, whole genome shotgun sequence genome and encodes:
- the LOC134384427 gene encoding protein CASC3-like, which codes for MWILPRHRVFRKTADRRRQRASQDTEDEESGASGSDSCGSPARGGGSCSGSAGGGGSGGSLPSRRGGRAGALPLRRLDSGGAKSAEESECESEDGIEGDAVLSDYESAEDSEGEEGEYSEEEHSKVELKSEANDAANSSAKEEKGEEKPDTKGTVTGERRSGDGQERTEPVENKVGEKGPKHLDDDEDRKNPAYIPRKGLFFEHDLRGQTQEEEVRPKGRQRKLWKDEGRWEHDKFREDEQAPKSRQELIAFYGYDIRSAHNPDDIKPRRIRKPRFGSPPQRDPNWIGEWPNKSHRYQGLGGTLPPRTFINRNAAGTGRTSAPRNYSRSGCFKEGRAGFRPVEAGGQHGGRAGETAKHETSYRSGHLEYTPVRDPSPEADAPVLGSPEKEEAASETPAVAPDTAPPAPDRPIEKKSYSRARRTRTKVGDAVKVAEEVPPPPEGLTSTPPVAETAPPPPTRTGNWETTVDSTAGGLEQDVSQLNIAEQNWSPGQPSFLQPRELRGMPNHIHMGAGPPPQFNRMEEMGVQGGRAKRYSSQRQRPVPEPPTPPVHISIMEGHYYDPLQFQGPIYTHGDSPAPLPPQGMIVQPEMHLPHPGLHPHQTPAPLPNPGLYPPPVSMSPGQPPPQQLLAPAYFSAPGVMNFGNPSYPYAPGALPPPPPPHLYPNTQAPSQVYGGVTYYNPAQQQVQPKPSPPRRTPQPVTIKPLPPEVVSRGSS